TTTTTAAGTTTTTGTTATTCCAGGTTTTTGCTTTTGAAGTTGGTGAAGATATTTTTCACTTCTTCGATGAAAAAAGAAAATCTAAATTGATGAAGGTACTCGATTCTGTTGTCGAAAGTCAAAACACACAAACTACAGAGTTTGATTATGTTCTTCTAGGTGAAGAAAGAACGTTTGAAATCCGTTTTATTCCCGTTAGACGATATGATCCCAACGATAAAAAAATTATGTTGGTATTTTCTGATATTACGGAAGCCAAACGTATGGACAGGCAACTCATTGAGTCGATGAAATTTGCCAGTATTGGTGAAATTGCAGCTGGACTCGCCCACGAAATTAACAACCCACTACAGAGTGCTCTTTTGTATTTAGATGATTTAATTACCGTTGATGAAACAGATTTGAATGAACGCCGAAATATTTTAAAAAAAATCGAATCGGCAAATTTACGGATTCGTGATTTAGTTAAGGCGTTACTTGATTTGGGAAGGATGGAAAGCCCTAATCGTGATTTTGTTTCGCCATATTATATTTTAGTTCGAACTAGCGAGCTCGTCGAAGTCAGCTGTCGAAAGAAGAATATCAATTTTACAAGGCACGCTGGACCAAATTTACCTGGAATTTTTGTTCGATGGCAAGAAATTGAACAAGTATTGATCAATTGTGTGGTAAACTCCATCAATGCGCTTTCCGAAATGGAAACAGCGAGACAGTTTCCAAAAATTGAATTAGGTATCGATTTAATTAAAAATCAGAAAAAAGAATGGGTCGTTTTTTCTGTCGAAGACAATGGTCCAGGGATCGATGATGATACTTTGGAAAAAGTTTTTTTACCCTTATTTACAACAAGGCGTAATAAACAAGGAACAGGTTTGGGACTTTCTATTTCTAAAAAAATTATCGCAGAGCATGGTGGAGAAATCTATATTAAAACAAAGGAAGGAACAGGAACAAAGGTAGAGATTTACCTTCCTGCCCATACAGATGATAATGGATAAGATTTTAATAGTAGATGATGAAGAAGACATTCGAATTGCCTTAAAGAGAGTTTTATCTCGTGAAGGATATCAAATTGAACTCGCTGAATCTGCGTCCGAAGCAATACAAAGAATTTCATCAGGAGAAACCTTTTCTGTTGCTATATCAGATATTTTGATGTCAGGAATGTCTGGCATTGATTTTACAAAGTTTGTTGCTGAAAAAAATATTAATTTGCCGGTGATTTTAATCACTGGAAATCCAAATCTATCTTCTGCTGAATCTGCTATTCGTTATCATGCATTTGAATATATCT
Above is a window of Leptospira wolbachii serovar Codice str. CDC DNA encoding:
- a CDS encoding ATP-binding protein, with translation MLNLKIERLSQLLSHSQNGLVFVDLKSKQILYINEITIERLELKNTNSLEVQNLFCDHELLISEIHAHPHSKSEYKWFLKKQNSEKVAVSVHYSSLTEFFDANSEIYSITINWNQILAEENSEIVDHLEIPFFQTDLAGNLKYANDRFIDFFKLLPDQIQSYTISDVLTLPEQSKNEILKRNTKQILNFQREIGNSTTFQLQSFITTEQGKPTAITILLLDLSELQNAERIVKYGEDKLRTFFATMNNGFVIINKEAKILEIAPIFKFLLFQVFAFEVGEDIFHFFDEKRKSKLMKVLDSVVESQNTQTTEFDYVLLGEERTFEIRFIPVRRYDPNDKKIMLVFSDITEAKRMDRQLIESMKFASIGEIAAGLAHEINNPLQSALLYLDDLITVDETDLNERRNILKKIESANLRIRDLVKALLDLGRMESPNRDFVSPYYILVRTSELVEVSCRKKNINFTRHAGPNLPGIFVRWQEIEQVLINCVVNSINALSEMETARQFPKIELGIDLIKNQKKEWVVFSVEDNGPGIDDDTLEKVFLPLFTTRRNKQGTGLGLSISKKIIAEHGGEIYIKTKEGTGTKVEIYLPAHTDDNG